The following is a genomic window from Papilio machaon chromosome 7, ilPapMach1.1, whole genome shotgun sequence.
tattttaatgttataaagaaaagggatttaattatttctttattcaaaGTTCACACAAAAATAggagtaaaatatttgaaggcTCTGTGACAGTCTGTTAATTTATTCAGCATTGTTTTactataagtaataataattaaaactaagaacttaattataacattaaatttcagGGTAAAAATGGAACATTTGAGTTATACTTAATAGGTGATAGTGGTGTGTTTGAGGTGACACCATTCAAAGGTGTCAATGAGGCCTCATTCTTGATCAGGGTAAATAATCCATCTTATCTtgattatgaaaaaattacaatgatGAATTTTACTCTAATCGCCAAAGAAGTTGTTACCAAAGACCCAAAAATGAGGTTAGTAGACAAATTTCTAAGGatacagttgaacctggataagcgagaggaATTATCCAGTCCCGGCAAAAGGCCTTCATAAGCAAGAAACTTGGGTAAGAgataaacctctataagcgaatAATTGCAGTCTCTTGGACTTCCGCTTATCCAGCTttgactaaatatttattttgtgtaaatagttttacaacttttttttttctcttaacaGAAAAAGATAAAGATGCTTCCTTGATATGAtaaccttttaaaaatgtgtatatttaatttcagtatAGTGCCAAtaacaatttacataaaagaTGAAAATGACAATTTCCCGGAGTTTACGGAGTCAGTATATACAGTGTCAGTTCCTGAGAACTGTGGAGTAGGAACTACAGTTGCTTGGGTACAAGCTATGGACCAAGATTCTGATAATTACGGAACAAAAGGTATTCGATATACATACCTTGGAGGGAGTATTGCAcatttgtaagtattttttttatttggttggcaattaaataagataattGGACACTTCATAacatatgtaataataaaagttatataatgTGAAGATATACATAACTTGTAAAACTATAGATAAAACAAATCAACGGTGACATTtagcttaaatattatttaacatattcgTAATTTCAGATTAAatctaaatgaaataacaggTGTAATAACAGTTAAGCAATCAGGAGACGGTAGTTTCGATAGAGAGTTGGTTTCAAGACACTATCTTACAGTGGAAGCGAGAGATGACCAGGGTGATGGTAACAGAAATACAGCACAACTTGTGATCAATATAGAAGATGTTAATGATAATGCACCAATGTTCTTAGCTAATAAATATGAAGCCAGATTGTTGGAGAATGAGCGACATTTTGAAAATCCACTGATTGTAGAGGCGAGGGATGCTGATTTAaatggtaagttttttttcatatcactGTTTCTGTCTTTATCAGGTTTCATCCTCCAGATTGATCTTTCTTCCGTAATTTCAGTTGTCTCTCCCTTCATGATGAtgtcacacaatccatccaacTCTTCCTAGGatacgaaatataaaacagtacTAATCCTAGCCATATCAAATAGCGActttatttgatttgattgttatttatacagttcatatttatataactctagcagtcgctcgcaactcctttcgcgcggagttaaaaaagtGTCTATTAGTAgccatctatgtcaaatttcataaagatccgttgagccgttccgaagatacctttaggcaaacatccatccatccttattttatttgaatatttgtaaattctgTTTATAGGAACTAAAAACAGTCATATAGAATACTCAATAGTAGGCGGTGATTACAAGAACAATTTCACAATCGATCCTAACCTTGGAATCATCACTCCGGTATCGGGTTTGGACTTTGAACAAATACCTGGCGACAATGGCAACATACGACCAATACATTTAGTTGTGAGTACAGTTTCTAAATGTTTAACAGTGTTAGACGCAAAGTAGTAGTAATTtcgttttgtctgatgagtatGCGGAgatctaattttagtcctattTCCTTTTccgttttcttataaggacAGGACGGAAAGATCTATGTCTATTGCTAGAGGTTGCTTGgctattttggcgaaatcAGGCTTGCTcgcttgccaccttataatataaaaaaaaagtattcctTAACTAGTAAAACAAGACAAGTAGTTTAAGATTGTACATCTGTCAACCGCATGTTATTTGACACTTTGCTGTCTTATCATGCTGGAACCAACAAAATAATAGATCTTTATTGAAATgagaattaaaattgaattcagGTGAAGGCTCGAGACTTTGGCGTACCGCCGCTGTCATCTACAGTGCCTGTTACCGTGTACGTACAGGACGTCAACGACCACGCCCCCATGTTCCAACAGATGATCTACAAGCGATCCATCCCTGAAGATATGCCAGGTGGCACTAGTATATTAGAGGTATAGTAAtgcttatttatatgtttttgtaaccGTAAATTTTCCATGTGTACaagtaacaatattgtttcttagttaaatattaatattagtaattacaGTTAGATAATGCTGAAAGCAACAAATGCTGCCCCTCTCTTTTTgaaatttctaattaatagATTTCATTAGTCATTCATGTTTGAAATTCTTTAGTTATagtatatatagtatatagtattataaaatatgttaaatcagGTGAAAGCTCGTGATATGGACGGTTCGTCTCCGAACAATCGCGTGGTGTACCGCATTGAGCGCGGGGCTGCGGACAAGTTCGTGGTGCAGGCGGACAGCGGGGTGGTGGCCGTCGCACAGGGCGCCAGTCTAGACCCAGACGTCGCCAGCCCCAAGATGACCACCTATACTCTCACACTGGTACGTAGCTATAGGTTACCAACGTTTCTGCATGGATTGAATCAGCAGGTATGGGGTTCAAAAAGTACACAAGTTTTGTTAACATCTTATACACGTGACAGAAGACTCCCCTGATTTTATTAGATTGTAGTACTTGTTGCTCTCTTTTCCcacctatttttatttaacgctCTTCAAATTTACTTGAACTTTTAATCGCCccctaaaattaaaacttaaaacccCCTGGGGGCGATACTGTTCACTTGTGCTTTGAAGGTGGGTGCTGATATAGTCTACTTTTACAAATGAGTAAACACACCCAGTTAATTGTGATTTAATCATTCATTGTAtaaatgtatggatagatCGCAATAGACGGCGGTATTGGAGAGCAACAGCTGAGAGCTGCAGTACTCGTCAACATCACTATAGTGGATGTCAACAACAAGCCGCCCATCTTGTACGAACCGGGCACTGTTAGTGTTATGGAAAACACACAGGTATTTATGAactaaatttagtattttacactaaaatttgtaatttgttgAAAGCATATTCCCATTTTATCATAGAAAATTTGCAATCCATACAAATTGTATGGATTGCAAATTCCACacacaattttcacaaaattgcAACATCGATGAAAATACAAGAATAGCCGCCTCCTATAgaaaattctatttatataggagatttattgtgaaaaatataCACTAAGGGTCTCTCTTAATTGACTTTGAGTGCCACAGTTTAACGGGGTATAATTAAAGTACAAGTTGTGTATAGGTGGGTACAGTGATCTACCGCGCTCAAGCGCACGACCCGGACGAGCAGCCAGTGTTGCGCTACTTGATAGACAAGGCGGGCAGCGCGGCCAAGAACGAGGAGGGCGTTCCTGTGCACCTCTCTGAGTACGACTACCTCACAATGTGGGACTTGAATCCCGTAGATGGAACACTCAAAGTTGTAAGGTAAGATTCTTTATAACATGTCTGATGAGATGAGAAGAGTTCAATcttttttttgatataactagctgtcctccgcgactccgtacgttcggaaataaaaaataataataattagtagcctatgtgttcttccaaactaacTAAACCATCCAtatatctatccatccatccgtccatccatccaaccatctatccatccatcaatccataaatccacccatccatccatcaatccatacatccacccatccatccatccatccattcatccatccatctatccatccattcatccatccattcatccatccatccatccatccatccatccatccatccatccatccatccatccatccatccgtacgccacccatctaaactttcacatttataaaattagtaagatggaAAGATATTCTAGTCCCACTAACAGTGAcgtgaattaattattacagacTTTTGGATCGAGAGAAAATCGAAATAGTGAAACTGATGATAAAAGTTGAAGACATGGCGGCGATTGAGACCGGACCGAAACAGACCGCGTCTGCGACACTCACTATTGTCGTTGAAGACGAAAACGATAATAATCCTAAGTTCAGGAAGCCTTACTACAAGACATCTATTGCTGAGAATTCAAAGAACGGTGCTCTTATTGACAAAGTAATCGCCGATGATGCTGATAAGAATAGAACTATGAGCTATTTTCTTGAGGGTATGTAAgcactatattaaaatacacacacacacacacaacacACGCCTGTAAACCcaaaggggtaggcagagattacggacctccatttggtgtggccaaatgaacaTCCgtaatccacttttcgccatttcgggagacgaAACGTAACGGGTGGCGAACTTTATAGCCTTCTTTTTCTCCtaggaattcacacatatgtgcaggttgcatcacgatgttttccttcaccgtacgaatgtcggataaatgtacatatgtaaatcgaaaatagaaaaacactggtacatggcgggattcgtacccaggacctgcagattgcaagtcaaattcttacccctgagccaccgacactcGTAAGTTTAAATCGACATACAATATCAGgcaattttaaactttcaaaTATATGCCTCATAGACGAAACAACATTGATGACGTCCTCAGAGGAAGGATAATATGGTGACGTAATCAAAGCAATTTAAGGTATCTTAAATTTCTCGTGTTAAATGTCTCGTAACAAAACCAATACCAAATTGTTACGTCGTTTATACTCTAGTTATAACTTAACGGTACACTTTTGGTTATGGTTAAAACTACATATCGGTTGCAGCGATATAACCATAGGTTACTAACGGTTTTCACGATTGAATATTGCCAGTACCTTCGATTTATAACCTTTATGActgtagtttaatttaaacttggtGAATTACGACTAGGTCCTTCTGAGCTGTTAGAGCTGGTGCACATGGAGCGTGCGAGTGGTGAGCTGGTGGTGAGCAGCAAGTTGGACCACGAGCAGCACTCCTGGATCAACCTCACAGTGAAGGCGGTGGACAGTGGTCTGCCGCAACGATACTCTGTTGCCGATCTATTTATACAGGTATGAAGACCGATGAAAGTAAGGAAGGGAAATACAGTATTGGCGTTAAAGTTGGGCGCTATTGGAACCCCTCCCCCCCTCTGCAATGGTATTGTAAAAAAGGGGACCATGGAAATCTCGTAAAACACTGGTAGTGCTAAAATTAGCACTGgtgaaatgtatataaaaatatatctgagATGTATATGAATGTCGAAGATCGAGGtttatataagattttgtttattagagtgttaaattttttgttattacattaAGGTTTTAGATGAGAACGACAACAATCCAGTATTTGAGACGAGTAAATTTGAATACACAATACCAGAGGATATCAAACCTGGGACAGCGGTGGCGGACATTGTGGCGCGAGACGCAGACTCCGGGGAGTTTGGGAAGATCACATACTTATTAGATCGTATGTCTACACAGgtagtaaacaaaacaaaaaaaaacatttataacaaaaaattaattcctaAGTATTTGTAAGCAGTAGGATtgatattgataatattaggACGATCCATTTCCTATAGTatgttaatagttttttttatctctccaacataatataacattatatgttACATAATATGCTATATAGATCAGgaattagaaattaaagcTTTAGTTACTTAATTCCAGGGCAAATTCCTTATAAGAGCAGAGACGGGTACACTTATAGTATCGGAGCCATTGGATCGCGAGACACAGGTGACCTACAACCTGGTGGTGGAAGCCTGGGACAACTACCAGTTCGGATTCCTCAGCGGGGAGAGTAGGAACGCATTCAAACAGATCGTGTAAGTATCACGTGATTTCAactacaacataaaaaaatatctcttaGTCTGAAGcacttaaaaactattaaactaaTTTGGTGAATTTTTGGTATAAAAGATTAGATACTAACAGGCTATGTAGATTTTGCCTgaataatcttacttcttactaatattataaatgcgaatgtatagatgaAGAAAAGAAACATCCTGGatacgtatctccagaacagctacACGGATCATactgaaatttgtcatatatgtagaacagtcTAGaacagggattcccaaagtggtcgatATCACGGTCGACCCCTTTAAACATtactaattctcactctgtcttcttctattcaCCTAagtcaaaatgaaaaataataataataattgatcttaaaagtaggtaattgtGGTAAGTAGTAGTAAATTGGCCAtggggggtctgaggtaacagttcattttggaaaaggggtcacttgtccaaaatagtttggggatacctgatctagaagaacacatattatgctaataaaaaaaatataaaaaaatgttcattgcTACTATTTGATTCGttaacataactttttttaattttgtcagtGTGCACGTGGAAGACGTGAATGACAACCCACCACAGTTGAAGCTGCCAAACGAGTGTGCCACAGTGACAGAGTTCCATGAACAACGGGAGCACGTCACCACTGTGTCCGCTGTTGATGCGGACGACAACACCTCGCCCAATGGACAAGTCACCTTCCATCTTGTCGGCGGCAAGGGACATGGTAAATAACCTTATACCTTTCACTTTCATTAAACCaaggatccccaaactattttggacaagtgaacccttttccaaaatgaactgttacctcccATGGCaatattacctacttttaagatcaattattattattaataattctgacttaggtcaatagaaaaAGActgagtgagaattagcaatgctttaagttcgatatggACCCCTTTGAGAATCACTGATTtaaacctaaataaataaagccttATATTGTTAATAGTCGAATAAAATAGTTCGATCTAGGTCTAATGGAATAAATTGTCttcatagtatttttttatatatagtataaagtagcaaacgagcaaacagcTACttgattcgccgaaatagcgaagcaaccactgcccatagacatctgcgaTTGCAGATGCGCTGCCTACCTTATAAACGGAGGATTGGGGAcatagaaagagaatatttccctttcTTATGCGTCCCATCCTTCGTTAAACGCACTGCCCCTTTcgatccttttcttataagaaaaggatggaacaaaattaggtctccggcaTCCTCTGAGTACCTCTACTTAAAGGACTTTAGTCAATTAACTACTTAAGTTACTGCTAAACGATTGACAGTGAATACGTGTGGtagtgaaatatttatgttcCGTACAGAGTTATTCCGTTTCGAGCAAATTGCTGGTGAAGTTAACACTGCGCGGTTGTTCGCACGACAGTCGTTACAAGATCGCTTTGGGAACTACTCGCTGGTGGTTGAAGCACGAGATGCTGGCCATCCCTCGCTAACAGCACGAGGAATTTTACGTGTCTGCGTCACTGACTATAATGACCATCCGCCAGTATTCGTGCACCCTCCACAGAATGTCACCATTAAAGTGCCAGAGGTAACTTACGAGagattacttaattaaaaaaagacataataaagtatcctatgtgtacTTCCACACTACgttatacatctgtgccaaattttattaacatccgttgagacgttatggagatatcttcaaacatacatccatctaaacattcgcatttatattattagtatgaTATTCAAATATCAGTATGACGTCATTATGTCAAACAGAACGCAACAATCGGTACGGTGGTTGTGGAGGTGAGGGCCATCGACGCGGACATCGGCCCCAACGGCGCAGTGCGGTATCGTGTGCGGCGAGACGCGGCCGGCGCCTGGCGCACCTTCGCCGTGCACCCCGCCACCGGCGTACTGCGCACCGCTGCGCCCCTCGACACCGACCACCGCACCTCATACCAGGTACaaatgttttcagatatcttggcggctcttaaCTTCGCTCGAATAGCTGCCCACAACACAATTTTAGTTGTAACGGAGGCTAAAGGAATGCAGGGGGAGAGCACTGCGCAGTTCACTGATGACTAAGTTGccaagacatttaaaaatagttatatagtTGCGTACATGTGCATTAACAAGTACATTCGTGTACACGACGTGCATGTACAACAACAGTCACATACAACGCGTACTAGCACGAACAGTCGCGTACACAAGGTGAATTAAAGCGAACAGTCGCGTACCTACACAACGTGAATTAACACGAACAGTCGTGTACACAACGTGAAGTAACATGATAGTCACGTACACAACGTGaactaatacaaaaaattgcGTACACAACGAGCAAATTGGAAAAACTGTCGAGAACTACACAAAACACTATTAACTACAGTTACACAGACGCAAGTTTAGCTACATTAATACCCTAACAACTACGTATAACCACTATCGCGAACAAAACCAAATATAGTTGTGTTATAACTACGTACAGTCGCGTACATCTGTGTATACAGTCACGTACTTAGATCAATACTAGTTTGATTTTGCTCTAAttacagtgggtttctgaaactaaaatcttttaaacggagattttggtctcagaaacccacggttaatagAACAAGAtccagaattaaaaagtatgtcGTTTTACAGCTCAGAATAGAAGCGTACGACTTGGGCATGCCCACTCCGCTAAGTTCGGACTTGGACCTCACAATATACGTACAGAATGTTGACAACTACAGACCTCGCTTTCCTGATAAAGccatttacattaatatcacTGAAAATGTAGCAGATTATGAAGTTATTTTACCAAATGTAGTGGAAAGAGACCCTATAGATAGAGGAGATGAACCTATTCTGCCGGTCTGTTACTACGTAGTGGAAGGGAATGAAGACGCCATGTTTGATTTGGATAGGAGCACTCACAGGTAacggaaaataatttaataaataacttcaatatgcttcttttattatactttttcttaTAGTGAAGAAAGATTCGAGAAGacttaagatataaatatattgcttttaatgaattacataaacattaataaagcaaaatttttccttaaaaaaaccACAAGCATtgcatttttatgttatgtttttctaatttaaaattaactacaaaaccaataaaacgtgtctatttttaattaggttAACATCAATAGCGTTAGATCGTGAGCAGAAATCGAATTACACATTAACAGTCCTAGCTACTGAAGATTGTGTCAATACACCTATATATCAGTCTTCAGAAGATGCAGTCAGTTCACTTAAATTGTACATCAAAGTGTTAGATGTAAATGATAACGCACCAAAGTTCGTCAGTGAGATATTCACAGGTGGTATTACTACTGACGCTGATTTTGGAATCGAATTTATGCATGTTAAGGTAATGTATCAAGTTTTTGtgatatttctattaaaataaataattatttcgtcTTATTACTATTGAATATATGAAATCgagattaatattaatattctttaataattccttagtaaattaattgaaatttcaaactaaattatattggAAGACATTAAAATCATGTCTTTAAAACagttctattaaataaaattacgggGGAAGAAAACTGggcaaattatttataattattaatttgaaagctaattgtgtacaataattaatggcttaaaatatttttttacttaggcTATTGATATAGACGAAGGAGATAATGCTAAAATTAACTACTATTTGATCGGGGACGTGAAAGAAACATTAACTGAGGGCTTAGAGAATTTAGCGGTGTCACCCTTCCTGGTCAACATCGACACTGGTGCCGTCTCGCTCAACTTCGACCCGCAGAAAGGGATGAAGGGATACTTTGATTTTAAGGTTGGTACTACTGAAAATTATGACTCATTGAGTGACTTAGTCActgacatttattaaaaagcacAGGCTATAATACGTAGTTTTTTGTgcttatttcatttttgtcattttggTACTGATTGTTGCGATTGGTGAGGATTTGaactaataatagagataGAATTAACTGACAGGAACATCGACACCTACGTTCAAGTCGGAACAAAGCAAATTCTGTAATTTCCAAGCAATGACCTATCAatttatagagatcagtgttgttagtataatataaaacgcatattttttttaattattatacatttgaGGATAAGTACAAGTCTTTTAATACAACTCATGATAACTCATTTACtctaaatttaaagaaaaacattgtacataaataaaaatgtttgaggAATTAATGTCTctctttttttacatttacttccataatgtataaatataaaatacatctgAACTACTTCCAGGTGTTAGCAAACGATACAGACGGCTATCATGATGAATCCcatgtatttatatatctattacGAGAAGACCAACGAGTGCGCTTCGTTCTACGCGCCCACCCATCAGAAATACGAGACAAGATACAGATGTTCAGAGAAACATTAGCACATGTGACACAATCTGTGGTCAATATAGATGATTTGCGGGTCCATGAGAACAAAGACGGCTCAGTAGACCATACCAAGACGGATTTGTACCTACATCTGGTGAATAAAGAAGACCATTCGGTCCTAGAAGTGGATCAAGTTTTGAAACTCGTGGATAATAATATTGAGCAGCTAGACAGCCTTTTTAAGGTATGGATAAtagtcattttcttttttgttttgtaaattaatgaatgaaagaaaataGGGGACagcttttaaaaagttttaatgacTATGTTCAAATTAGTAcaagtttt
Proteins encoded in this region:
- the LOC106719522 gene encoding cadherin-23, giving the protein MMMLCSDFTRKQPRVRLKPSLKWSQILLLLVLTTLIATCSANRPPRFLIDGRSEIVVRLKEGPETPVGSLIYRLRGIDPDEDTLKFGIKDQIGSDILRIEAISSNEANVYLVKELDRETRDEYSFVLTLTDGYLGEGNFVTQSFLLLVEDVNDNEPVFKPYPSAITVREDADPGILVTVEATDLDEGAYGQVLYQLQELDGDLENFLIQTVNGRGVIRLVNGLDYERKSLYQLRVLAVDRANQGRINTGTAAILVKVQDVEDQPPEFIVASPVTRISEDAPIGTSVLQVRAIDGDRGINNRISYSIVSGGEEHFDIDGTSGVIYTFNPLDREDPLNSNGAYILEILATEESQHISPLPSATTEVTIIVTDVNDEIPRFRSEQYVGEILENAQQNTPITLLQHGVPEVYDYDQGKNGTFELYLIGDSGVFEVTPFKGVNEASFLIRVNNPSYLDYEKITMMNFTLIAKEVVTKDPKMSIVPITIYIKDENDNFPEFTESVYTVSVPENCGVGTTVAWVQAMDQDSDNYGTKGIRYTYLGGSIAHLLNLNEITGVITVKQSGDGSFDRELVSRHYLTVEARDDQGDGNRNTAQLVINIEDVNDNAPMFLANKYEARLLENERHFENPLIVEARDADLNGTKNSHIEYSIVGGDYKNNFTIDPNLGIITPVSGLDFEQIPGDNGNIRPIHLVVKARDFGVPPLSSTVPVTVYVQDVNDHAPMFQQMIYKRSIPEDMPGGTSILEVKARDMDGSSPNNRVVYRIERGAADKFVVQADSGVVAVAQGASLDPDVASPKMTTYTLTLIAIDGGIGEQQLRAAVLVNITIVDVNNKPPILYEPGTVSVMENTQVGTVIYRAQAHDPDEQPVLRYLIDKAGSAAKNEEGVPVHLSEYDYLTMWDLNPVDGTLKVVRLLDREKIEIVKLMIKVEDMAAIETGPKQTASATLTIVVEDENDNNPKFRKPYYKTSIAENSKNGALIDKVIADDADKNRTMSYFLEGPSELLELVHMERASGELVVSSKLDHEQHSWINLTVKAVDSGLPQRYSVADLFIQVLDENDNNPVFETSKFEYTIPEDIKPGTAVADIVARDADSGEFGKITYLLDRMSTQGKFLIRAETGTLIVSEPLDRETQVTYNLVVEAWDNYQFGFLSGESRNAFKQIVVHVEDVNDNPPQLKLPNECATVTEFHEQREHVTTVSAVDADDNTSPNGQVTFHLVGGKGHELFRFEQIAGEVNTARLFARQSLQDRFGNYSLVVEARDAGHPSLTARGILRVCVTDYNDHPPVFVHPPQNVTIKVPENATIGTVVVEVRAIDADIGPNGAVRYRVRRDAAGAWRTFAVHPATGVLRTAAPLDTDHRTSYQLRIEAYDLGMPTPLSSDLDLTIYVQNVDNYRPRFPDKAIYINITENVADYEVILPNVVERDPIDRGDEPILPVCYYVVEGNEDAMFDLDRSTHRLTSIALDREQKSNYTLTVLATEDCVNTPIYQSSEDAVSSLKLYIKVLDVNDNAPKFVSEIFTGGITTDADFGIEFMHVKAIDIDEGDNAKINYYLIGDVKETLTEGLENLAVSPFLVNIDTGAVSLNFDPQKGMKGYFDFKVLANDTDGYHDESHVFIYLLREDQRVRFVLRAHPSEIRDKIQMFRETLAHVTQSVVNIDDLRVHENKDGSVDHTKTDLYLHLVNKEDHSVLEVDQVLKLVDNNIEQLDSLFKEFNVLDTQPAGWAALRGAGAGAGVGGAGGGRAVYWLVWTSLLLAALLALCLVLCLTQRADYVRRLKAATATAYSSPTPGDSDMTIRSTGRVPNTNKHSTKGSNPIWLQAYENDWYKSDEQLSQSERDSLDENAVNQDLAADKPYFITTGAFPSIQSNDTETGTNQADCAFYQQLEQMKNAKNMETTEL